The sequence taagtttatttgattaaaatagtAGCATTTCGTTGTACATATTACAGAGagtaattttgtatatttaattataaaagttTGCAATTACAGAAAGAATAACACTCCATTACAACATGCTcttatgaatattaaaagtacTAAAGCACATATTGACTGTTTACAGATTTAAGATATAAGAAACTGAATAAGCTGGACAACAAATGTAGGGTAAAAAATAGAATACACGTAAAATTTCTCAATGAAGTATGTCTCTTTCTTTGAAAATAcaactttctttttaatttaagtagttagaagtaaaatcacaaaaatactgaacgcagaggaaatcaaatcaaaaagtccataatcacatggcaaaatcacatgacaaaacgcattaaaaacaaatggacaagaactgtcatattcctgacttggtacaggaatttaaaatgtagatacaTAGTAAGGCTATCAACagatttaaatttaatgtatttataacttctttttttgtagaaatttcTCAATCTGAACTTGAAACAGTAATTCCAAAGCAAGAAAATGCCTATGTACTAATTGTTAGTGGGAAACAGAAAGGACAGGTAACTTACTTTACATTATGAGCAAATATGGTATACATCAATGAcagcagaaaaaaataaaagtttaaaagaatAAGATTACAGTATTACTTCACGACAGATAGCAATTATCTGGAAAATCTTATTTTAAGCAATCTCACAATTACATTTCTTGTCAGaaggatatttttaaaaaatttaaaagaaatattgtagtattttaaaatGAGTACCTTTTGTCAGATAAGATATGTGGATAATGAGTGATATTGGAACACTGTTCGTTTATTCAAATTGCTATTCTTTTACAGTTAGCAAGAATAATGAAGAAAGACAAGTCAAGATATATAGCAACATTACAATTACTGAGAGATAGAGATGAAGTGATCAATATAGACTTTGACAAAATATGTGAATACTCAGGAAATATAGACGAAGAATAtgacttttaacattttatcattttttaatatgttattcataataaatcatttttatttacatatttttgtttaacaatTGAGTAACCCCATACTCATACACATGGCCAAAATAACAAGTGTTGGCACGTACTAAAAATGTGCATTGAGTTTATATTTCATGCCCCCACAACCATGGATGATTGAAATTGGAACTTTTTCAAagtttacatgtttaagttTGTGGAACTACTGTAAAGTCAAGGTAATTGGTAAACAGTTATAATACCTTTGACATATCTTATTCCCCTTGAAATATTTGGTCCAGTACCtttattcaaactttattttttatgttacataAATTGTGAACAAATAAGTCAACCTTGCTGGAAATATTCTTGTATAGCAACTGCTCATATTGGCCAAAACATTAAGATCACAGATATTTATACCCAAAATGTTAGACATTATCAAAGTCCTAACTTAACACTATCCTcctctgaagaaaaaaataaaaatcacatgACAATGcaaacttggtacaggcacaaaATCAGCTGGAGTCAAATAAATTTCTTCTTGCATACATGCTCCTTTTGCCTTTCTAAGTCATAAgtctttataaaagtaaataaaaggtaaaacaatACATGGTCCAGATATCCTGGTGTGGTAATTGCACAAATGTGGTGTGATTAACCAGTTTTATGAAAGCAATGTTGATATTCTGAACATTTTCTCTTATGGTTTGAGATATAAGACAATCACTTTCATCTGTCtccatgttttattgttatatagttggacacatttttgtctAGCCTGAAATGACAGTTGCAGAATGTGACACACAGGGTCTACTCACTGGCAGCTTTGGCGTAAACTATAAAATTTCAGAATGCAAAGACCTGGATGCAAATGCCTTATGCTAGTAAGATTCTGTCTGTCATAtatccattgtccttgaccttattttaatGGTTTAGTGGTggcttgaaaaaaatgtaaaggaTTTCGTCGTGTGAAATACTCACTTATTGTGTGTaaaaggataactatatttgatatacaGGATTCTTGAAATGTTTGCATGTTCATCAAGCAACTTTCACTCGACTCATTGATCAGTGATCAAGTTTCTTGTGGTCAGTTCAGATTCTCGGATACTgaaagcaataggtcaactaaatttagtgaaaaatTAGTGGTAGGTTTGAtctgacctttacctcattttcatgttttaatagACAATGTTAAGTTTGATTGATTCCTTTGAATTTTGGTGTATGGGATTATGAAGATGCCATTGTTTGTCTGGCATCTGACCTTACACTCattttcattggtcaatgttaagttttcatggttttgtctgtttttcagACTTACCTTTATATTAGTTTATACAAACTTCAAAGGTGTTTGTATCCTGCTATCTcatattgtattttcttgtggtcttgtattgtattttcttgtagtgttctattgtattttcttgtagactcttattatatatttcttgtgGTCTCATatggaaatattatttcttgtaGTCTCATATGGAAATATTATTTCTGTAGTTTCAGTAGGAGGTTGTGTAATCTTTTGTTTGTGTAATCTTTGTTTGTGTTACTGTTGAGGGATCCTGATATAGCAAATCTCAATAAAGTCAGCATTGCAATATGATAGCTAGCCCACATTAAAATGAGCAAAAAGACCAAATAACTGCTCcaaaacaaactacaaccaagGCAAATATAAGGGGTTTCTGTGTGTAAACCAAAACATAGTCTCAGCAAATCATACTGGCTTAAAGCAGAAAGACAgttagaataataataatatttattaaaaaatcatttaattttggcCCTTGAGAAACACTCAGCATACAAACGCAATTTTGAGTTCCTGCCTGAGCAAGTCAGCTTGCAACCTTCAGTGTAAGGAAGAACCTGCCTGCCCGACAATGCGCCAGCCGGGGAATGTGAAGCGAGGGTTCTCCACTTAGGTGATGAGACTAGGCGTCTCATCGGCAGCCAGGTAGTGCAAGGGTCTGCCTGGGGGATAGCCCATGTACTCGTGAAGTAGCAGGGGTCTATCAAACTGGCACtggaataaatttgataaaatttgtccCCGAAATGCTTGGGGATGaatgaaattttagaaatgaccagtgataaaattccattaaggaaaactgaaataaataaaaaatatatcactaGTTTAAGCTGAGTTGTTTCTCTAGTCATGAAACAATATTGAAGGTGTTATAGGAAGGGGAAGGTGGGAGGTGAATTGAATAATAGCACTGTAAAACTCAATCAACTAGTCAGGCTGCTATGAACCAAGAAACTGATTATACAAAGACCATGCAATAGGCTTTACACACAGATTGGGTACATCTTACATCCAGGGGAGGAGACTGACCTACTGACCCTCAAATAATATACTATTATTGTGTAATCAGTATTAAAGAGATCTGGTATCATAATCTGCTTCCTCTCCCACAGTGATTGTTTGTGACATGTATCTGATTAAGACAAGATTAGTGTGCCTCCTAGTGAGATTCCAGTTGTAACTTCAAAGTGTCAAATGTTAACAAGTGGTCTGTGTATGTTAATTAATTGCATCCATAATGTCAGCAtctttatcataaaattaattacttgaaaactgaaataacttttgtttgtataaacaatacttaaattacatataagtaaatagatAACTCTGTTTGGTatatggaataattgtaaggttTATGTCTGACTGgtaggtttcatctgaccttgacttcattttcatgttttaatagACAATGTTATTATTTTCCAGTTTGGTTGATTTCTTTGATACTATAAGCAACTATAATGGTGTATGTAATATTATAGATGCCATTGATTGCTGGCAGGGTCAATCTCAattgaactcattttcatggttttgtctgtttttttagcTATAAGctataggataactatatttggtatatggaattATTGTAAGGGGAGgttttatctgaccttgacttcatggttcaatgttaagttttcatatttttgtgtttatctGATACATTAAGCTATAGGTCAGAGTTCTATATTTTGGGATAGTTTGCGTATAAAATTAATGTAGTGTTTGTGTCGACATGTCAAGGAAGGGTCATCTGATAATGATCTCACTTTTTATGGTTCATCActcaatgttaagttttaagTTGTCTAATAATCAGAAACCATGAACAATTAGTATGTTCACAATATTCAGTGTATGAAATGTTTGTATGGTGTACATGTTCGACAGGTCTTTTtaactttgacctcatttttatggttaatTGGTCAatgttcaacttttttttattatgttttatctcTTGGATACTATTAGCAATAGGCTagctatatttagtgtatggaatGATAGTAAGGTTTACACGTCTGTCTGGCAGGAAGCATCTGACCTTAAACtcatttacatgattttttaatGTTAGGTTTGTGTGATACCTCAAGTCTTCAAGACACTTTTAACATAAATTCAATTATGGTATGTGAACTTCATTTGGTAAGCAGACAAAATATTTCAGTGCATGAACTCTAGTAGcaaattttggttttaaaattacatcTTGAAGAGGATTTTAGAAAAGTAAACAGATAATACATGTCTAGTGATAGCAATAGCTCACACTGACAGACCCTTTTGTGTCCGGTCAGTTATTTTATAATCAATAGAGTGAAACTGTTCACAGTAAAATTGATAAACCAAAGAGGActtagtaaatgtttttttcctcTTACTATCTCATTAATCTCATCCAAACAAATAATGCATCTTATCTTAAATACATGGCACACTGAAAGAactgtatacattgtatttgaaaataaataacttttttgaGGTAAACAAATTATCAAGATGGGTGAAATGAATACCAATATGACAACATTTTGCTAAGTGAGTTTTATCAGGCTCAccaagttctttttttttgcaatcaatttttcatcaatttttttttctcaggaactCTAATTTTCTATGTCAGAACAAAACAGCAGTCCACcttaaaaatttaagaaacaaaaaaacacgtAACAATTTTAATCAAACAGTAACAATAAGTAACAAAATATCACagaacaatatatattaaaatatcacAGACTGTCAACTAGAGATCTGTAACAATATTTATctaacaatactttttttaaatttacatattttacaatgtataCCATTATAAGCTAATCTATTTGGCTATCTGAAGACCTTTAAGATGAGTGCATAGTGAGCTTACAGATTTATTAGCTTttgttatttatcaaaataatacagcaactatttttttgtcactttgcaagacaaaaaaaaaagaaaaaaggaaagataactgataaaaaagttattaaatactttaaaatgtcataaatgaaaaaacagtTGTTTCCCCTTTTTTGCAAAATGAGGCTAAATATCAATGTTGTAtggctattaaaaaaaaaaattatttcattactCAAAATTTAGGAACATCTCCACTTAATGTAATATTTGATCAAATCATAAGCTAtctcattataaaaaaaaaaacacccaacaACACATAAGTGAAACCATGAACATTTATCATACATAATGCAATGACAGCTAGCCTAATAAAGCAAAACTACTTATATACATTCTGTTTATAAGTTATTGATTCTTTTACTATCCCTTACAGTGATGATGACAGTGTGTATTTATTATGCAAAATCTTATCCCTGActaacatgataaaacaaattactttgtataaaaagtaaatataaatttaaagtgTCACAAGTTTTCTTAAACTTGTCATGTGATCAATATCCTGAGTTGCTCATAAGTTTTTCTCTGTAAATAGAGCCTCAATATCAATCTTCCCTGTCCATATGAAAATGTCTTATTTAATCAATCAAAACTGAGTTTTCTAAAGTTAATGGTCATTCTAAACATGAAAAGCTTTTTTGATTGCGATTAATTCTTGTCCAATGTCAAAATTGTAAAGTCTCCTTTTCTCACCTCTTCTACTGTAACCAGACATCTACAAAACATTAAaggttattatttcatactttaataCAATACGGAAATGTGTTGTGGCATTCTTAGCACAACCATCAGCACCAAGTTTgactaataaataaacaataccaaaagtCATTCAGTATTTTTAACTAGGTTTGTCAggtgaaatttttggtgtatgGCAATTTACCATATAGTTGTAGACAAGTAACTATATAGTTGTTATCAACtcaaaacttagtacacatgtttattATATGGACTTTTATATATGTCAAATTAAAGACTTGTGACCCTGATTTCACTAATCAGGTTGAAGTTTTGGTTTAAGGTAATTTACCATCAACTTTATATCACATTAAATTGAAACTTTGTTCACATGTTCATAATGATGTGAACatttaaacatgtatgttgAATAAGGGTTTGGACCTAGATTTCTTGGTTCAATAAACAAGCAAAATGTGATAGTATGAGTGGGACAATGTGTCCTTTAAACACATTCTTGTAAAATACTATATAAGCAACGATTCGAGacattacaaagaaaatagatCTCAAATGAATTTAGGACATGTAAACATACCACAGATTGTCTTTCCCAATTATCAGAAGTATTCTGAGTGTCCTCCATATTTGGTGTACTCAAGAAATCATCTGacatttcttcttttctttgaGATACTGTGAAGTAAAGTGTTATAAAGATTAAGAAACTAAATATAAGAAATCTTGACAACTGAAAGCTAATTTGTCCTATATTCAAAACACAAGTTATTACATTAAAATAGAACTGAAGTTATggtaaacatgtatatttaaaacttaatatCTCACTCAAACCATCAACTACGAAAGCTAAAATATGTGAGAACTAATGACAaataatttccttaaaatgatcagaactttattatacatgaatAACAATGCATTAATAATTTAACCCTTTCGCCGACGAGTCACggtttattgaaaatttgaatattttaggaagaaaaaattgtcaaaacatgaacaaaactATGAACATGGTGTTAGTGAgtgaaataaatacacaaataactataaacaattttttattgacatttattatgAAGATCTCCCACTTGAGTAATAGAAGCCAGGGAAGCCATCGTCTCAGAGTAACTTCTGTCAGGGCAGCAATCGGTGAAAGGGTTAAAcctgcttattttttttaattgaaaaaatctTTTGCAAatcaagtatttaaaaaaaaaaggatccATGGAGGAAAAGGTTAAATAAGGCAAAAAGAACAAGGACCAGGAAATTAGGAAAATTAACACATCATCAACAAGTCCTGCCAACGAAATCACAACATTTTATCATAAGATATTAGAACACTTCGACATCAGTCCTTTTAGATCAAAACCAAAAATGCTACCTAACTGATAAAAAGATCAGACTTAGATGCCAAGGCTTAATATAGTAGCTTACAAGTTTGAAATCCATCTTTTTGAAGAGGAGTGCTAGTTTGTTGTCTTTTTCGATTTTTCACTTTTCTCTGaatcattatttttgttattgacaAAGATGGTGATGATTCTCTGCTACTTTCAGtctgaaataaaagacaaatgaTTTATGTATGAATGAAATACGTACTGATAATGGATTGATCACTATTTATTTAATGGGTAAcccctcccccccaaaaaaaaattggcatgaAATTAAATGCCACAATTCAAaactcttttttgttttttatcaaaaaacaaTTTCAGTCAACATAAAGCAAGAATTAAAATGCCAACTGTTAAAActgaaaagtgttttttttcaatttgcagacaaacaaaatgtaaacactCACAGCTGACTCTTGTCTGTTTATGGTATATCTGTccctgaaaaaaatgtattagtattattaaaatcaattgaAGTCATTTTAGGGGAAATTGGAGAATCTGAAAGTCTGTATAACAATATATTTCAACACCAATCAGAAGAGCAGAACTAAACatgaacttgatctgtaactcatcacgGTAGATtcacaaacttaaaaaaatgctTAGTTTGATtagtatttaataaaaagtctgtataactgttcGTTATGTTATGACAGAAGGATAAAAATATATGGCCCTTACCATTATTTTTTTGACAGACCTAATAGAAAAAATTACTTTACCTCTGCTTTATCTCATTTACAGTTCTTGTACTGCCTGCAGGGGAATCATTGAAGTCATAGACACTCCCATTTTTCTGTTGTAATCCAGAAGTGTGGTTGGGTTTAATATTTCCGTTAAATTTATTGCTATCCCTTTGCTGCGAAAATCTCCTTATAGGTTGCAAAGAATTAACAACACTTGGAGTGGATCTTCTGAGGTTGGTGGTGGAATATGTGTTTGGTCTTACAGGAAGTATTTTGTCAAACTGTGTTAACTGTTTTTCTCTGCTCATGGAGTTTGTAGAGAATGGTGTAACTTTTgcttctttattttcatttctgtttgGTATAAAACTACTAAAGCCATGGTCTGTATCTTTATGCAATTTGTGAGAGGAGTATGGTTGTTTGAATACAGAGCTGTTTGTATTTCTGACATCATCATGTTTTCCATGCTGCTTTCCAATGCACTCTTTGTCTCCAATTTGAGATTCATCCAATGGCAATGAACTTGAATATGACCGctgatttttctctctctcagAATCATTTCTAACTGCTTGTAGATCTTGAGAAAGTCTATAAGTTTGAGAAGCATCACTGGTATCATAGTCTGCATCACTGCAAGTTCTGTTTAATCTTTGAGATTTTCTTGATGGCTCTCCATGTGCCTTTCTCTTTCTCCGACTCTTCTTGTTATTCTCCCTGACtggttgttttttctttgacaaGTTTTCATTAATTTGTGGCTGGGGAATTACTGCTGCCACAGGTGAAGGGTTAGTTTTAGAGAACATAGATTTGGTGCTGTTCCACATGTCCCCCCTGTAACTTGGTGACACAAAAGTAAAGTTTTTCTTGTTACTATCATTGTACTGAAAAATTCTATTACTATCGGATAATATATTACTTTTTCTGTTTGGTTCAATATTAGAAACCTTGGAACATATATCCTGACTTCTTTGTACTGAATTTTCCAAAGAGACTGGCTCAATTGCTGATTCTGCAAAGTAAGAATTCTTCTTGGCTGCCACTATTTCCATTTGGGTcctcattttaaaaaaatcgtcaTTGTatctttcaaacattttatccAATTGCTCTTGAACACCTTTTGTAACTGTTTTTGGGataatattttgtgtatgtctaTCTGAAGTTTGTTTGTTGCTGATCTCACTCATGGTCTTCAGCGTTATCATCTCAATCTGTTTTGCTAATTGTTCATTTTCATGCTTCCTTATCATAGCTTGTTCCTGCGTTTGAGTTTTCATAAGAGTTTTGTGAGCTTCCTGTTGGTATTTACATAATCCTTTAATCTCATTGATTTGATAGTTACACATTTCTCTTGAATCATCTCTAATTTGATGAGTATGTTTTTCTAATCCAGTGCTGATGTGGTACTGCATTTCCTTCATACCTTTATAGTGAGTTGTAGATAATTCCTTACAATAAAAATCTTCAAGCTGCCTTGTGTGACTTTCTAAATCCTGTCTTAATTGTTGTAGTTCATTCATTACtctgaagtaaaaaaataataaatctctATTTAATTTTCGacacaaatattacaataaggagaaatggtatgattgcctatgagacaactatccacaagataTATGATTGCATGATGCATGATTTACCGCAAATGAATATGATATACTAGAACACTTAATTACCAGCAATACCCCTTAAACCCCCAGAAGAAACTATGactagaaaaatttaaaaaaaaggttaagtGTCTCCCTATCTATGtagtttcattttttatcacttctttttttatgtttccaCATAGCCAAAAACAGGAGATAACCTACTTTCCATAGGGCATATATCCTATTTACACATTTAaagttctttcttatgttcaaccAATGTGTTTATACAGTTCAGTTCCATTTAAATtcataactttttatatttcctACACAAATATTTTAGTAATCAATTTAAATCAGCTATTTAAAATAAGTAAGTACCCTCTTTTGATATCCTCATGTCTTACACtctgaatatttttatattcatggtAGTGTTTTTCCATCAGATCCTTTTGCTGTTTGTGACTATCTTTAAGCTGGCATTGGTTGTTAGTGTTGACCATTACTGTATCACCAATCTTCTTGATGTCACCAATAGTTTCTTGGTGAAGCGAAGTCATTACACTTCTCAAACTGTCAACAAGCTGGTTCTCTTTCTCTGACTGCTGTTTTTCCATCATGTTATTAAGTTCTTCTATCTTAGCGTCTCTCTGAATCAAAATAGAacagaattattattatttaggactttcaaaaatatttgcCTACTCTAgattttcagttgaaaatgATATGGAAATCAATGCCATATTCAGTTTCACATGTAATAGTTTATCCACTATTAAAGGACAACATGAAGCACTTGTGACATTAATTATTGATTCttatctacatatatatatatatcataattacCACAAAGATTTCTCTTTCCAAATCTTGCATCTTGTTAATCTCTTGATCTCTGTCTTGCATTGTTTCAATCATTTTCTTGAAGTTGTCATTCAAAACATCAAAcactaaaatagaaaaaaaaaagtatattgaaaagggttattttgaaatatgaaagtCTTTTGTGTTTAACTGCTGAATATTTAGATATTGGAATCACTTCAAACTCTTAACATGTACCATTCAAAGTAGTGAGTATGATAAGATtgttgaaaacattttattttgtggcTCTTCCTATAAAAAGTTAGCATATGACTTTCACGATATTTTAGCATTGTGTTCTTATTTCtaaatacataattcaaatCATGATGTAAGCTTGATTGACTCTGCTTTTACAGAAACTGTTACAACAAATCACAATATTGAATAACTAAAtctgattatctcccctttaacatGTAGGACCAGGATTATATTTTCACCCACATCCTCAGTGTTCTGCAGGTGTTAAGTTTCGTCAGTATCAGTTTGATCATTTAGGATGAGTTGTGCTATTGATGCAAAACTATAGAAGCAAAGATTGCAAGATTGAAGCAATTAaattgaattatctcccctttaacaaAATAACCAGGATTGGAGCAAGTCACGACTATAGAACTTTTTGTGATCAATTTTCACTGTTATGCATAAAAAGAATGTGTATTTGACAGAAAAAGATGTGTCATATCTTCCTTCTTGGTGGAGCTGGAAATAAGGTTATCTCTTATTTGCTGTTTGAAATGGCCATTGAGTGGACATGAAAGCTCACCTGAGTTAGTCATAGCACTGAACTTCTCATGAGATACATCAGACATCTGTTCCATGTTTTGTTGAAACATTTTAATGCTTCCTCTCATTTCATCTGAACATTCTTTGACAGTGTTAACTACTGATTCATACATCTCTCTGGAATATCATCAATTTTAGTAAGTTGCCCAGAATAAGTAATACATATAGCTTGGCATATCTTGGCTGCAGTTGATATCAAATAACATACTATAAATAAAGAATGCACAAGAGGGCCCAGGCAAAACAAATGTATCTCTGGTGTAATTTTAGGCAGACTATGAAGAATAACAATCACATCTTaaccacaaaaattgaaattaatctTTGAGatcatcattttttattttgttcaatacattcttcttttaagaaaaacatcaagaaatactttgtttgttttaactaccagcatatttttttaaaaggaaagacatctttttaaaataattcccTAAATGAATTCGGATTACATTCACAATGAGAATTAAATGCATTgctttttttccattttcaaatcattgtgaatatttataattgattaaattagaTCTCACAGTTTAAACCTTGCATATACTTATCAATTATACTAAGAACTTAATCAGTTGATTTTATAATACTTCAATTCTATAAGTCAAACTGGGCCCTTAGTGCACCTCCTCCTTTCTAAATATTACAGCTACAtctctacaaaaataaacgttcTAATAAAAActcatatatttcaaaattggtTAACCTATCATCTCTTTCTTTAGCCTTTGTTTTATTGATCAGTACTTGTTGTTGGAAATTTGATCTTATCTGTTGCTTCACTGGTAATGACACTGCAGGATTGTATCCAGTAGATGGCTTTGCAGGGGTAGATCTGAAAGATGTCTCCGAATTTGttctttttgtcataaatctGTCAAATACTCTTCTTCCTTGTGTTCCTTGtgacttgaaataaaataacaaacatggAAACTATTGTAACATTATGCATAAATAAACACTCaggttaaaaattatttaatgatgGTGAATTGAACATGACCATTCTATATTTAGAACAAGCACCATTGAAGGCATTTTTGCTTGGTGGTCTTAGTATTAGAGTGATCACTTAAAGTGTAGGGGATGTTGGTATGATTCCTGGCTAGATCaaaccaaacatttgaaaactgATATTAAGTTTGCTTCTTCTCTACCATAAGGTTTTCAGAATTAAGGAGTAAGAGCAAAAACTGGTATGCTCAATTCAgtaaaattttattacacacTCAGTGGATGTATTGATGTTAACtggttgatattttagtctgggaaattttgatttatttataatttgtaattggctttgaactagcctTCAGTAACAGTTAGGACTCCAAGATTGgtatgttgtgtttttcttCCCTTTATCAGCCTAGCCACAATCAGATGtgcattttgtgtttcacaTGAAGTCAAAAATGAGTATCATCTCAGGGAAAAactcttttgatattttggttcaaaaatggtttaaattatgaaaaaatgcCATCGTTAGGCTAACACTGGAAgcatttatataattacatgCAATTGTTagaagaaatatttaatatttttattaaataaatggtgtttaaaaactgtataattttctttaatggtTGCCTTCAAGACATAGTCACCAGTGTCAGATTTTTGGTCAATGACTAAgacaacaaaatatgtttagaatTATTGAATATCaactattttaattgaaaaaaaattgacaagaaCATGTTTAACTCACAGTTATTTCAAACAGCAGTAGCTTTCTTT is a genomic window of Mytilus trossulus isolate FHL-02 chromosome 1, PNRI_Mtr1.1.1.hap1, whole genome shotgun sequence containing:
- the LOC134716715 gene encoding uncharacterized protein LOC134716715, which codes for MSRMYFNQVSSRELFNGGRDKRNSQISDNGSQHLYQNSQIEFSENSQDATYSQPLSGESGSQSQGTQGRRVFDRFMTKRTNSETSFRSTPAKPSTGYNPAVSLPVKQQIRSNFQQQVLINKTKAKERDDREMYESVVNTVKECSDEMRGSIKMFQQNMEQMSDVSHEKFSAMTNSVFDVLNDNFKKMIETMQDRDQEINKMQDLEREIFVRDAKIEELNNMMEKQQSEKENQLVDSLRSVMTSLHQETIGDIKKIGDTVMVNTNNQCQLKDSHKQQKDLMEKHYHEYKNIQSVRHEDIKRGVMNELQQLRQDLESHTRQLEDFYCKELSTTHYKGMKEMQYHISTGLEKHTHQIRDDSREMCNYQINEIKGLCKYQQEAHKTLMKTQTQEQAMIRKHENEQLAKQIEMITLKTMSEISNKQTSDRHTQNIIPKTVTKGVQEQLDKMFERYNDDFFKMRTQMEIVAAKKNSYFAESAIEPVSLENSVQRSQDICSKVSNIEPNRKSNILSDSNRIFQYNDSNKKNFTFVSPSYRGDMWNSTKSMFSKTNPSPVAAVIPQPQINENLSKKKQPVRENNKKSRRKRKAHGEPSRKSQRLNRTCSDADYDTSDASQTYRLSQDLQAVRNDSEREKNQRSYSSSLPLDESQIGDKECIGKQHGKHDDVRNTNSSVFKQPYSSHKLHKDTDHGFSSFIPNRNENKEAKVTPFSTNSMSREKQLTQFDKILPVRPNTYSTTNLRRSTPSVVNSLQPIRRFSQQRDSNKFNGNIKPNHTSGLQQKNGSVYDFNDSPAGSTRTVNEIKQRDRYTINRQESATESSRESSPSLSITKIMIQRKVKNRKRQQTSTPLQKDGFQTLSQRKEEMSDDFLSTPNMEDTQNTSDNWERQSVMSGYSRRGEKRRLYNFDIGQELIAIKKAFHV